One region of Juglans microcarpa x Juglans regia isolate MS1-56 chromosome 7S, Jm3101_v1.0, whole genome shotgun sequence genomic DNA includes:
- the LOC121240399 gene encoding probable serine/threonine-protein kinase WNK4, translated as MQCLDNEVGGPNMYRKHFGERTHDAKSENGYVETDPTGRYSRFDEVLGKGAMKKVYKAIDEDLGIEVAWNQVKLNDVLRSPEDLQRLYSEVHLLSTLNHDSIIQFHTSWIDVDRKTFNFITEMFTSGSLREYRKKYKKVNIRAIKSWARQILRGLVYLHDHDPPVIHRDLKCDNIFVNGHLGQVKIGDLGLAAILHGSRSAHSVIGTPEFMAPELYEEDYNELVDVYSFGLCVLEMLTSEYPYSECSNPAQIYKKVTSGKLPGAFYRIDNLEAQIFIGKCLVTASKRLSAKELLLDPFLKPDEDEQLPMTNLGSQKPFLNKGKIEKLQSNNVPHRTNMTITGKLNPDDDTIFLKVQIADKDGSTRNIYFPFNIVTDTPVDVGKEMVKELEIADWDPFEIADMIEGEISALIPHWKKWDVSHPENYHTFNYQDDDGDDGGPCHPFHSFSSCSSSEALPSGLNRIDEVAEQCGWLQDNLLEDSSSQSSSHSVTYSNIDYFSGSEHDEQSTSPARGDHQHTMIKSTRFCPGEVHKLLPSMASNFCMQCRVLPGSHGASSKGKVMLDNRRLTRNRSLVDIRSQLLHRSLVEEVNKRRLFKTVGAVENIGFQAPCEVSKKELSRPSKQKNLKMLI; from the exons ATGCAGTGCTTGGACAACGAGGTTGGCGGCCCAAACATGTATCGGAAGCATTTTGGAGAACGCACCCACGATGCCAAATCGGAAAATGGATACGTTGAAACCGATCCCACTGGTCGTTACAGCAGA TTTGACGAAGTTCTTGGAAAAGGAGCGATGAAGAAAGTGTACAAGGCAATTGATGAGGACCTTGGGATTGAGGTGGCATGGAACCAAGTAAAATTGAACGACGTGCTTCGCTCACCAGAGGATTTGCAGCGGCTGTATTCAGAGGTTCACCTCCTCAGCACCCTTAATCATGACTCCATCATTCAATTCCACACATCCTGGATTGATGTTGATCGCAAGACATTCAACTTCATTACCGAAATGTTTACCTCAGGGTCACTCAGAGA ATACaggaagaaatataaaaaagtaaacatTCGAGCCATTAAGAGCTGGGCCCGCCAAATCTTACGGGGCCTTGTTTATCTTCATGACCACGATCCTCCAGTAATTCATAGAGATCTTAAGTGTGATAACATCTTTGTCAATGGCCATCTTGGACAAGTCAAAATTGGTGATCTAGGACTTGCAGCAATTCTTCATGGTTCCCGATCTGCCCACAGTGTTATAG GCACCCCAGAGTTCATGGCACCAGAATTGTATGAGGAAGATTACAATGAGCTCGTTGATGTATACTCATTTGGTTTGTGTGTGTTGGAGATGCTCACATCCGAATACCCATATAGTGAATGTTCCAACCCTGCACAAATCTACAAGAAAGTGACATCG GGGAAGCTGCCAGGAGCATTCTACCGGATTGATAACTTGGAAGCACAGATATTCATCGGAAAATGCTTAGTCACTGCTTCAAAGAGATTATCGGCAAAAGAATTATTGCTCGACCCTTTTCTCAAACCTGATGAAGATGAACAACTGCCTATGACAAATCTTGGAAGTCAGAAgccatttttaaataaaggaaaaatagagaaactACAATCAAACAATGTTCCACACAGGACCAACATGACAATCACAGGGAAGCTCAATCCAGATGATGATACCATCTTTCTCAAAGTGCAGATTGCTGATAAGGATG GCTCTACGAGGAACATATACTTTCCTTTCAACATTGTAACTGATACTCCTGTTGATGTTGGTAAGGAGATGGTGAAGGAATTGGAGATCGCCGATTGGGACCCATTTGAAATTGCAGATATGATAGAAGGAGAGATTTCTGCTTTAATACCACATTGGAAAAAATGGGACGTGTCTCATCCTGAAAACTACCATACATTTAACTACCaggatgatgatggtgatgatgggGGACCTTGCCACCCTTTTCActctttctcctcttgttcATCATCCGAAGCATTGCCATCAGGCTTGAATAGGATTGATGAAGTGGCAGAACAGTGTGGTTGGCTTCAAG ATAATTTGCTTGAAGATTCCAGCTCTCAGAGCTCTTCACACTCAGTAACATATTCGAACATAGATTACTTCTCTGGCAGTGAGCATGATGAACAGAGCACAAGTCCGGCAAGAGGAGATCATCAACATACTATGATCAAAAGTACCAGATTCTGTCCTGGGGAAGTCCATAAATTACTGCCGTCCATGGCTAGTAATTTCTGCATGCAATGCAGGGTTTTACCAGGATCACATGGAGCTTCTTCTAAAGGAAAAGTGATGTTGGACAACCGAAGATTAACGAGAAACAGGTCACTGGTAGATATACGTAGCCAATTGCTGCACAGGTCATTGGTGGAGGAGGTGAACAAGCGGCGGTTGTTTAAGACAGTCGGAGCAGTGGAAAATATTGGGTTTCAAGCACCATGTGAGGTTTCTAAAAAGGAGCTGTCACGGCCATCAAAGcagaagaatttgaaaatgctAATCTGA
- the LOC121240393 gene encoding uncharacterized protein LOC121240393 has product MSEVQVLVEDRLSTASPPLPASNPDPGSIAAESLDAAERVSREIVSSIHPTLAADHKRKGVIEYVQGLVRSCIGCEVFPYGSVPLKTYLPDGDIDLTAISCPNIEDSLVSDVYTVLKGEEHNEAASYEVKDVHSIHAEVKLVKCIVQNIVVDISFNQLGGLCTLCFLEQVDRLVGKDHLFKRSVILIKAWCYYESRLLGAHHNLISTYALETLIVYVFHLFHSSLNGPLAVLYRFLDYFGKFDWENYCISLSGPVCKSSLPDIIVEAPKDGGDDLFFSEEFLRNCVERFSVPTRGLETNSKAFPQKHLNIIDPLKENNNLGRSVNRGNFYRIRSALKYGARKLGHILLLPRERIANELHMFFSNTLDRHGRTWNEMHSPSLASGAIGSDLPFFSLRPVLCSEKKLVLGSTFAFNNDKISGAEVESGIRHGPERNLLGVVSSELVPELDRPVNRNANLGSRYAGNDKELANSGTLGLGISNASSDYLPLKSSKSVTLVWGNSDRATHFNNLAMFRKNGKIKNWNPCWKMPANSVIGDEMGSALQLEVKEDHSAGSNLFCSCINQEGVGSPCSVISRLVSNVSPCNRSRCIAGVLGSSEALKCFLDLNGDYDSHLRSLQYGQLCHGYAVSPPLLPSPSTSTRCINISWETVRESPRIKGNFHAQKKKNGVAVGLGVYPTSHPTFSCATYGLEEKKKRQGTGTYFPNANYHYRGRQVPQNGRNYTVEAHGQLQRCTHNNGLAPAPQELNMSVEGSHELSHDEFPVLGHRNPGSLDSHQSHLSKRVSSNANGLSCQSDKLESGSLCPRSLGAPLPERSSQQESCISHSQGSASSPMVPAIQSPKLLSETNEERAEVQLYHLKDEDDFPPLSHCAPLEG; this is encoded by the exons ATGAGTGAAGTTCAAGTCTTAGTGGAAGATCGCCTCTCCACCGCTTCACCGCCGTTGCCGGCGTCGAACCCTGATCCGGGGTCCATTGCTGCGGAGTCTTTGGACGCTGCGGAGCGAGTCAGCCGCGAGATAGTATCCAGTATTCACCCCACTTTGGCCGCCGACCACAAGAGGAAGGGGGTCATTGAATATGTCCAAGGGCTCGTCAGGTCTTGCATTGGATGTGAG GTCTTCCCATATGGATCAGTTCCACTAAAAACTTATCTTCCTGATGGAGATATTGATTTGACAGCCATTAGCTGTCCAAACATTGAGGATTCCTTGGTATCTGATGTTTATACCGTTCTGAAGGGAGAAGAACATAATGAAGCTGCCTCTTATGAAGTGAAGGATGTTCATTCAATTCATGCTGAG GTTAAGCTTGTGAAATGCATTGTACAGAATATTGTGGTTGATATATCTTTCAATCAGTTAGGAGGACTATGTacactttgttttcttgaacAG GTCGATCGCCTTGTTGGTAAAGATCATCTCTTTAAACGCAGTGTTATTCTGATAAAAGCTTGGTGCTATTATGAAAGTCGTCTTCTCGGTGCCCatcataatttgatttcaacATATGCTTTGGAGACATTGATCGTCTATGTTTTCCATCTATTTCATTCTTCACTAAATGGACCTTTAGCA GTTCTCTATAGATTTTTAGATTACTTCGGCAAATTTGACTGGGAAAATTATTGCATCAGTTTGAGTGGACCGGTTTGTAAATCTTCTCTACCTGATATTATAG ttGAGGCACCAAAAGATGGGGGAGATGATCTATTTTTTAGTGAAGAGTTCCTTAGAAACTGTGTCGAGAGGTTCTCAGTGCCAACGAGGGGGCTTGAAACTAATTCAAAGGCATTTCCCCAGAAGCATCTTAACATAATTGATCCactcaaagaaaacaacaacctTGGGCGTAGTGTCAATAGAG GTAATTTCTATCGAATACGTAGTGCTCTTAAATATGGGGCACGCAAGCTTGGACACATTCTCTTGTTGCCGAGAGAAAGAATAGCAAATGAGCTCCACATGTTCTTTTCAAACACATTGGATAGGCATGGAAGAACTTGGAATGAAATGCACAGTCCTTCCCTGGCATCTGGTGCTATAGGTTCTGACCTTCCATTCTTTTCATTACGCCCTGTATTGTGTTCTGAAAAAAAGCTGGTTTTAGGATCTACTTTTGCTTTCAACAATGACAAGATATCAGGTGCTGAAGTTGAGTCTGGAATTAGACATGGGCCGGAAAGAAACTTACTGGGAGTGGTTTCCTCTGAGCTGGTGCCAGAGTTGGACCGCCCTGTGAACAGAAACGCCAATTTAGGGTCTCGTTATGCTGGAAATGATAAGGAGCTTGCGAACTCTGGAACTCTGGGTTTGGGAATTTCAAATGCCTCATCAGATTATTTGCCGCTGAAAAGCAGCAAGTCAGTTACATTGGTCTGGGGGAACTCTGACCGTGCAACACATTTTAATAATTTGGCCATGTTTAGAAAGAATGGGAAGATAAAAAATTGGAATCCTTGTTGGAAGATGCCTGCAAACTCTGTCATAGGTGATGAGATGGGCTCTGCTTTACAGCTTGAAGTCAAAGAGGACCATTCAGCAGGTAGCAATTTATTCTGCTCATGTATAAATCAAGAGGGTGTGGGATCCCCATGTTCGGTCATTTCCAGGTTGGTCTCTAATGTGTCCCCCTGTAATAGAAGTAGATGTATTGCTGGAGTTCTTGGAAGCTCAGAAGCTTTGAAATGCTTTCTGGACCTTAATGGTGATTACGATAGTCACCTTAGGAGCCTGCAATATGGTCAGCTTTGCCATGGGTATGCTGTGTCTCCACCTCTACTGCCCAGTCCTTCAACATCGACTCGGTGTATTAATATTTCATGGGAAACAGTTCGCGAATCACCACGGATCAAGGGGAATTTTCAcgctcaaaagaagaaaaatggtgTTGCTGTAGGACTGGGAGTTTACCCTACGAGTCATCCAACTTTTTCATGTGCTACTTATGGtctagaagaaaagaaaaaacgcCAGGGAACTGGCACATACTTCCCGAATGCG AATTATCATTATAGGGGCAGGCAAGTGCCCCAAAATGGAAGGAATTACACAGTGGAGGCTCATGGTCAGTTGCAAAGATGCACTCATAACAATGGATTGGCTCCAGCTCCACAAGAGCTGAACATGTCTGTTGAAGGCAGCCATGAGCTTTCACATGATGAGTTCCCCGTTCTGGGCCACAGGAACCCTGGATCATTAGAttcccaccaatctcacctttCCAAGCGGGTGTCCTCCAATGCCAATGGCTTATCTTGCCAATCCGATAAACTTGAATCTGGGTCTCTTTGCCCTCGGTCTTTGGGAGCACCTTTGCCAGAAAGGAGCAGTCAGCAGGAGTCATGCATTTCACACTCGCAGGGCTCTGCTTCAAGTCCCATGGTTCCAGCCATCCAGAGTCCTAAACTACTATCGGAAACTAATGAAGAAAG GGCAGAAGTGCAGTTATATCATCTGAAAGACGAAGATGATTTCCCCCCACTCTCCCACTGTGCCCCTTTGGAAGGATAG
- the LOC121240454 gene encoding transcription repressor OFP17-like — MKVKALAAFRSKLLNPCKKFLQIFKIRLRKPILVRALRVHVRRTKAERSPLKNRITAVLACYRSIWKLKQMDRVRELSSVSRGGGHDGKLFPSPITPTYARATGAGKKEASVDEDVEDACRSFENYLIEMIVEEGKVRDLMDVEELLNCWKNLQSPVFIDLVFRFYGELCKDLFSTKDYEA, encoded by the coding sequence ATGAAAGTGAAAGCATTAGCTGCCTTCAGATCCAAGCTTCTAAACCCATGCAAAAAATTCcttcaaatcttcaaaattaGACTCAGAAAACCAATCTTAGTAAGAGCTCTTCGAGTTCATGTTCGTCGTACCAAGGCTGAAAGAAGTCCTCTAAAAAATCGAATAACTGCAGTACTAGCATGCTACCGCTCAATTTGGAAGTTGAAACAGATGGACAGAGTAAGGGAGCTTTCAAGCGTATCTAGAGGAGGAGGGCATGATGGAAAGCTCTTTCCTTCACCCATTACGCCAACTTATGCGAGGGCTACTGGGGCTGGCAAAAAGGAAGCTTCGGTTGATGAAGACGTGGAAGATGCATGCAGAAGTTTTGAGAACTACTTGATAGAGATGATTGTTGAAGAAGGAAAAGTGAGGGACTTGATGGATGTGGAGGAGCTTCTCAATTGCTGGAAGAATCTACAGAGCCCAGTTTTCATTGATTTGGTTTTTAGATTCTATGGAGAACTATGCAAGGACTTGTTTTCCACTAAGGATTATGAAGCATAG
- the LOC121240421 gene encoding protein GRAVITROPIC IN THE LIGHT 1-like, which translates to MEHAATRPSKPSSNISEIVSKFAKVCKLRSIGVISSENANQKNHHHHNYHNPNNITSSLGEDSSDATEETECYGEKVHPQPVEVLGRSNVCADGEIMKLFDRVSALKLAYVQLQEAHIPYKPEKIMAADELVVAQLEVLCKIKHAYKEKKVTNKAKLDSSACSHLQVEIESSERLLEDLKSQVNVKDVEILRLKQELQELEVANVGLVEKMSQISMEKKNARVLSITLEDAFKASSKSIHDFSKPLISLMKASGWDLDLAAKSIEDAVVYSKRSHKKYAFEAYIARIMFFGISFKSYDIDAVMRFDDPIDTLTEYPNSDFAEFCRKKYLLVVHPMLEVSFFGNLDHRAFLLSGKHPRTLFYHIFAKMAKWVWVLQGIAASIDPQAKIFTVDRGSKFSDVYMESVEDLEGATVADQEQVIPRVELMVMPGFKIGESFMRSRVYLSDLR; encoded by the coding sequence ATGGAACATGCCGCCACAAGACCCTCTAAACCATCCTCAAACATATCCGAAATTGTGTCCAAATTTGCAAAAGTTTGTAAATTGAGATCCATTGGTGTCATCTCCTCTGAAAATGCTAACCAGAAAAACCACCACCATCACAATTACCACAACCCAAATAACATTACTTCCTCATTGGGTGAGGATAGCAGCGATGCAACTGAGGAGACAGAATGTTATGGAGAGAAGGTTCATCCTCAGCCAGTTGAAGTTTTGGGAAGAAGTAATGTCTGTGCTGACGGGGAGATTATGAAGTTATTTGATAGAGTTTCAGCGCTGAAATTGGCTTATGTTCAGCTTCAGGAGGCCCATATTCCCTATAAACCAGAAAAAATTATGGCTGCTGATGAACTTGTTGTGGCTCAGCTTGAAGTGCTTTGCAAGATTAAGCATGCATACAAGGAGAAGAAAGTCACAAACAAAGCTAAGCTTGATTCCTCTGCATGCAGTCACTTGCAAGTGGAAATTGAATCTAGTGAGAGGCTGTTGGAAGACTTGAAGTCCCAAGTCAATGTTAAAGACGTTGAGATTCTTCGCTTGAAACAAGAGCTTCAGGAGTTGGAGGTGGCAAATGTGGGACTGGTAGAGAAGATGAGTCAAATAAGTATGGAGAAGAAGAATGCAAGGGTTTTGAGCATAACTCTGGAAGATGCTTTCAAAGCCTCTTCTAAGTCCATCCATGATTTTTCAAAGCCTTTAATTAGCTTGATGAAAGCTTCAGGTTGGGATCTAGATCTGGCAGCGAAATCGATTGAAGATGCAGTTGTTTATTCCAAAAGGTCCCACAAGAAGTATGCATTTGAAGCCTACATAGCGAGGATAATGTTTTTTGGGATTTCATTTAAATCCTATGATATAGATGCTGTTATGAGGTTTGACGAtccaattgacactcttacagAATATCCGAATTCAGATTTTGCTGAATTCTGCAGAAAAAAGTATCTATTGGTTGTTCATCCAATGCTGGAAGTGTCATTCTTTGGCAATCTTGATCACAGGGCATTTTTGTTGAGTGGCAAGCATCCCAGAACACTGTTCTACCATATATTTGCAAAGATGGCAAAGTGGGTCTGGGTTTTACAAGGCATTGCAGCCTCAATAGATCCTCAGGCAAAAATATTTACCGTTGACAGAGGAAGCAAATTCTCAGATGTTTATATGGAATCTGTTGAGGATTTGGAAGGTGCTACTGTGGCTGATCAAGAACAAGTTATTCCCAGAGTTGAGCTTATGGTCATGCCTGGTTTTAAAATTGGAGAGTCATTCATGAGGTCTCGGGTGTATCTTTCAGATCTGAGATAA
- the LOC121240429 gene encoding transcription repressor OFP4-like, which translates to MGNHRFTLSDMMPNAWFYKLRDMSRRGRKHRSSHPVRRKQPLMTTTESHKQPQLSHPKSSETHFLDPPRRSSKGSNSRKLVYKSSPGAVMAPVSAGCSCNGKLDSVWTKQSPIQSPTYFVSPTDSSSVSNIHESRLLSDTDSDNLAAPDSSELPSCSSSCNCRVRSSASDIILDMNNESFIGEVKKIEEFHTISELGLSPILTKPVKFDDKTSEVTRFRSSSSKVLEEMQKRRPLSVKTVKKESIRTQKEHKANPRVRRSSAISPGIRLRTNSPRLAASRKIQAHARKNLSSRNRSISESFAVEKSSMDPEADFRDSMVEMIVENNIRASKDLEDLLACYLSLNSDEYHDLIVKTFEQIWFDMASLRL; encoded by the coding sequence ATGGGTAATCACAGGTTCACATTGTCAGATATGATGCCAAACGCCTGGTTTTATAAGCTCAGAGACATGAGCAGAAGAGGCAGGAAGCATAGATCCTCTCATCCAGTTAGAAGAAAACAACCCTTAATGACTACCACagaatcacacaaacaaccccaACTTTCTCACCCAAAATCCTCAGAAACCCATTTCCTTGATCCACCAAGAAGATCATCCAAGGGAAGCAACAGTAGAAAATTAGTTTACAAATCTTCTCCTGGAGCTGTCATGGCCCCTGTCTCTGCTGGTTGTAGCTGTAACGGCAAGCTTGATTCAGTTTGGACTAAGCAGAGTCCAATTCAATCTCCGACTTACTTTGTCTCCCCTACTGATAGTTCCAGTGTCTCTAACATCCATGAATCTCGTCTTCTATCCGACACAGATTCTGATAACTTGGCTGCTCCCGATTCATCTGAGCTACCCTCGTGTTCGAGCTCTTGTAATTGTAGAGTTCGTTCTTCAGCTTCTGACATTATCCTCGACATGAACAACGAATCTTTTATTGGGGAGGTGAAGAAGATAGAAGAGTTTCATACGATTTCAGAGTTGGGCCTTTCTCCAATTTTGACCAAACCAGTCAAATTTGATGATAAGACCTCTGAAGTCACTAGGTTTAGAAGTTCATCATCTAAAGTACTGGAGGAGATGCAGAAACGGCGTCCTCTATCTGTCAAAACAGTCAAGAAGGAAAGTATAAGAACCCAAAAGGAGCACAAAGCCAATCCTCGTGTTCGAAGGTCTTCTGCTATTTCTCCAGGTATTAGACTTAGAACCAATTCTCCAAGACTTGCGGCAAGCAGGAAGATTCAGGCTCATGCCAGAAAGAACTTGTCGTCAAGGAATAGGAGCATCTCAGAGAGCTTTGCAGTTGAGAAATCGTCAATGGATCCAGAGGCAGATTTCAGGGATTCAATGGTGGAGATGATTGTCGAAAACAACATCCGCGCATCAAAGGATTTGGAAGACCTACTTGCTTGTTACCTTTCACTGAATTCGGATGAATACCACGATCTCATAGTAAAGACGTTTGAACAGATTTGGTTTGATATGGCTAGTCTACGTTTGTAA